The Corvus moneduloides isolate bCorMon1 chromosome 1, bCorMon1.pri, whole genome shotgun sequence nucleotide sequence GAGTGGTACTAAAACTCACCTTAGGAGAGAGGTTAAATAGCTGAAATTCAGTGCTCAACAGTTGTCAGTCATTGCCTGATTGGGACAGGAACAATTTTGTTGTTGCGAGTATGGAAGATGAGGTTTTGGACTAGAGAGGCCCTGGAGAGAAGCTGTAACTATAACCAGAATGCAGGTGGTCCTCCTTACTGATAGTTACAGTGCTCAGCGTGAACAGGCCTGTGACTTAAGTTTGCTGGCAACTTTTGAGATCTGTAAGGAACTTCATTCCTTGTCAGATTGGCAGGTTCTGAGGGGCTGTTGACCTTCTTAGTCAACTTCATGGTTGCTGTcctaaaataattgaaaatatccAAGTACTCGATTTTTGCGGAGACTTACGGTGCTGTCCTCCTGTGATAGACATAAATGCAGATTCTTCCATTTTCGATGCTGCATTAGGGATTACTTTCAGGGCTTGTAGGGATATAAAGGAAAGATAATGGAATAAATGTTCCATGAATTGTCATTGTGGGTATTTCTGATTCTGCTTATTTAAAGATTGTGATCGGCCATTCTTTGTGGAAATCTGCATCTTCTGTCTGAAAATCTCATCTGTCTTCTGAAAAAGTGGATTTGTTTCTCATTGTCTGTGCAAGTTTTCAGGTGTTTCCAGTGTTAACATGGTTAAAGAGAGATCTCTCCTTTGGTCACTGCAGTGCACATCTGTATGCCATACATGAGATTTCctgacaaatttttttttgttttgtttttttgcagaGTTCCAGAAGATTGCCATGGCAACAGCAATAGGCTTTGCAATAATGGGATTTATTGGTTTCTTTGTCAAATTGATCCACATCCCAATCAACAATATAATTGTGTAAGTGAATATGACCTTCGATTTCACTAAATTTTTACCTGTTCAGTTTTAAGCATTAGTGAGCCCTACAGGACCCATGTTGCTGTAGTGTCTGTGCATTTCACGTGCTAGTGTAATATGACAAGTATTACTTGATTCAAAGGACTTTATGAACAAGTAGGTTGTTAATTCAGCATGCTGCAAAGTATTAGATCCATAGTTCTTAAGGTTTTTTCTGAGTATTCTGCTTCAAAACTGAACATCAGATATTTTGATTTCCAGTTCCTCAGTGTATGTTTGACCACAGAACATTTATCATTTTGGATCTTATATAATCTTACTGTTTCCAGTTTACAATTTGGGTATCCAAAGTAAATGGATGGATAGTAAGGTAAAGAAAACTGAGTGGGTGTGCTGTAGGATGACAGGGCACAAAACAAAGTTGGTCTTGTTTCATTTACTGAGTGCTAGATATGTTTGAAACTTTGTTTTATGTGTAACTGCATCCTGTAAAATCCCTTTTGGAATGAATGTTACTTCATGAAAAACTTGAACTTCAAGTTGACTGGCACCATGGTACTGACATAGTAACAGTACCAACTCCTCATATTCTCCAGAGCTGATATGATCCCCTCTCTAGCACTATAAGAGGTTAAAGACCATTCTGTGTCCATGATGTGTGACTGGCTTATACCTGTAAGAGTGCTCATTGAGGCAAGGAGTGTTTGAAAATGGGAGATAAGCTGTAATGGTTGTCCTAACAAGGCAGTGGTGGGAGCATAAGTTAAGACTTCAGGTGGAATCACTTGGTCACACTTCATTAATTGAAACTGATTACTTTGTTCTCTCAACAGAGGTGGCTGAACATTCATCATGAAGAAGAAGACAGTTGTGACACCTGCAGCAATGATTTCCCAGCTTTAATTTGTTTGATATTAAACAAGCTCAGTTTGGGTTTTCAAACATTCttgtcattgtatttctgttttaaagtgTATGCAATCATACCTGTCTACAggcttttttattcttttttgtaATAGTAGTTGTGTGTTTTACTTGTTTTGTTACTTCTTTTAACGGTAGTAGAATCATTCAGGTGGGAATGAAGGCTGGAAGATCTTTAGGCCAAtgtcctgctcagagctgggtcaGTGTTGCATTCTAATGAGGTTGCTTAAGGTTTTGTCCAGTCAAATACTGAAAGCTTCCAAGGGGGACAGCTGTATGACCTCTGTTCAGGAGCTGTTTACAAAGCAGTAAATTAAGCTTTGGAACAACATCTTCCTAGCAAAAGCAGACAgcaagaaaacagcatttctgtatcCTTTCAAGTGGTGATGTAAAAGTGTATGGGAATTCTTGTCACTAATTTCTGGAATCACCATAATTATCACGAATTCCTTTCTGCATTTGGAAGTCCTGCTAGGTTATAGTATGTACTTGACATGAAAACAACTCTTATCAAGTAAAGAAGTTGCATTGCCAGTCCTTATTCTGATGGCataattaaaaacccaaacataatTGATTACTGAGATGTACCATTTGAAGATAATTTTAGGGTCAGACACACTAAGCAGTCCTTTAGCAAATCCACAACTTGATCATACTCTTGGATAGGCTATACACCCATTTTGGATCCTGTTCTGTACATAGAATTATAAAGCCCTCTGCATGTTGACCTGGAAgtttccattattttaaatgattgcatattttgattttaagaaCTAAGCCTGCAAAAACTCTGGTAGATGCAATGCTCTTCCTCCTCAGATTGAGATTAAGACATTTAATTCACTCAAAAAATGTTACTGTAAGCATTTGGTATTTGTAGAAGGTACAATGGTACTTCtattacagattttaaaagcacttaATACTGGGAAATCTGATACTGCTATTACAGCAAAACTGAAGCTTCTTCACTACACTAACTTGCTTCCTAAGTAGAAAAGTTCAATTATTACTCTCCTTGAGAAATCTTCACCAGCACCTACATATGTTACAAACCAGGACAGAAAAATGAGATCAGTTAATCTTGGTGCTATCACCTTGTAATACAGTTATACTGTATGCAGCTGGGTACTGCATTTCCTTTtggcaagagggaaaaaagatagTTCAGTATTGgaataaaatactttgtaaaAGTAACCTGAACTAGCCAGATAAGCAGCAGTGGTTTCTTTACATTCATTTCTGTTTGTGGTTGTACTGAGTGGCTGCTCATGCATCTTCTGATTAAGTAGTGTGATTTACCAGAATGAAGTACTCTATTACTGCAAGTAATTTTGATTCAATCTCAAGTGACTTTTATTTCAGACTTGTTTTCCATTCAATACAGAAAATCATTGCCTGCTTATATCTTGCAACAGCTTTACCATCTTAATTCAGTGAAATTTTGTAGTAATTTGAGTTGTGTCAGATCAGGAAATGCAGCTGTAGCTGATCTTATCTCTTGATAGCCATTGTCCACAGCAAAGGTTTGTCTGTCTCAATGGTCACAGTCCCGGAGTTGTCATAGGTGTTGGAAGTACTGACGAGTGTTCCAAACTTCAGCACCTGGTTAGCTgtgaaaaataaggaagagaTTGAGTGGGTCTCTGCCACATGAGTGCATTTGTTTCAAAAGGCCACTGCTCCCACAAAGAACAAAAGAGTAGCTGATTAAATATAACCCAGATAAACATAATCTAGTTAGAAAGCTTGTATGAGATTTTTCAATGACCTGTAGAGGCAATAAATTAATCCCCAGATTAAAATTTTGAGTTTACAGGACATTATTACAAAAGCAGTTTGTCAGGTAGTCCTCAGAGTTTCACATCTGGAAATTTGTATTTCGTTAGGATCAGTTCAAGTACTAGTCCTAGAAAAGGtatttaaagtaaaacaaagaGTATCTTACTGTAGTTCCAAAGTTGGGATTTGCTTTAGCTCAGCAACAAGCCTATAATCTTCTAAAACGTGAACGGTTCTAGAGCAAAGGCCCCAGTTAAAAGTGGTATTATTTAACAACCTTGAATTAAGG carries:
- the SEC61G gene encoding protein transport protein Sec61 subunit gamma isoform X2; its protein translation is MDQVMQFVEPSRQFVKDSIRLVKRCTKPDRKEFQKIAMATAIGFAIMGFIGFFVKLIHIPINNIIVGG